A single Calidifontibacter indicus DNA region contains:
- a CDS encoding SRPBCC family protein, which yields MSDRIVSATRDIAAPADTIFELIADPARQPEWDGNDNLAIAAPGQRVHAVGDVFRMTTTQGKDRDNHIVEFEEGRRIAWKPSAVGEPQPGHLWRWELVPNDDGGTRVTHTYDWSQLTDEARFQRAQWTTSERLMGSIDRLATAAEGH from the coding sequence ATGAGCGACCGCATCGTCTCCGCGACCCGTGACATCGCAGCCCCCGCCGACACCATCTTCGAGCTGATCGCCGACCCGGCCCGCCAGCCGGAGTGGGACGGCAACGACAACCTCGCCATCGCCGCACCGGGCCAGCGGGTGCACGCCGTCGGCGATGTGTTCCGGATGACCACCACCCAGGGCAAGGACCGCGACAACCACATCGTGGAGTTCGAGGAGGGTCGCCGGATCGCCTGGAAACCCTCGGCCGTGGGCGAACCGCAGCCGGGCCACCTGTGGCGCTGGGAGTTGGTGCCGAACGACGACGGGGGCACCCGCGTCACGCACACCTACGACTGGTCGCAACTCACCGACGAGGCGCGCTTCCAGCGGGCGCAGTGGACGACCTCGGAGCGGCTGATGGGCTCGATCGACCGACTCGCCACGGCCGCCGAAGGACATTGA
- a CDS encoding putative quinol monooxygenase, which translates to MILINVRMPIREDKLTEWNELSAAYADAVNAEEGCLFFEFARSEQDPNTWVCIEGYVDHAAGEEHMKQQHVSDFFGTLPDFVSARPEIIYTDAKGVDGFGPMGEVEPREG; encoded by the coding sequence ATGATCCTGATCAACGTCCGCATGCCGATCCGCGAGGACAAGCTCACCGAGTGGAACGAACTGTCCGCCGCGTACGCCGACGCCGTGAACGCCGAGGAAGGTTGTCTCTTCTTCGAATTCGCGCGCAGCGAGCAAGACCCCAACACCTGGGTCTGCATCGAGGGTTATGTCGACCACGCTGCCGGCGAGGAGCACATGAAGCAGCAGCACGTGTCCGACTTCTTCGGCACGCTGCCCGACTTCGTCTCGGCGCGCCCGGAGATCATCTACACCGACGCCAAGGGCGTCGACGGCTTCGGGCCGATGGGCGAGGTCGAGCCGCGCGAGGGCTGA
- the ychF gene encoding redox-regulated ATPase YchF, with product MALTIGIVGLPNVGKSTMFNALTKNNVLAANYPFATIEPNVGVVPLPDPRLKVLAGIFGSQAILPATVSFVDIAGIVKGASEGEGLGNKFLANIREADAICQVVRAFVDDDVHHVDGKVSPASDLETINTELVLADLQTLEKAVPRLDKEVKGKKTDKSVLDAAVAAQKILESGDPISKHPGEVDLDAVRELGLLTTKPFIYVFNVDESQLTDEAFQAEMSALVAPADAIFLNAQLESEVAELDEEEARELLESVGITEPGLDQLAHKGFNTLGLQTYLTAGPKETRAWTIRKGWTAPQAAGVIHTDFQKGFIKAEVISFDDLVEAGSVAEARAKGKARMEGKDYVMQDGDVVEFRFNV from the coding sequence GTGGCCCTCACCATCGGAATCGTCGGACTGCCCAACGTCGGCAAGTCCACCATGTTCAACGCCCTGACCAAGAACAACGTGCTCGCAGCGAACTACCCGTTCGCGACGATCGAGCCCAACGTCGGGGTGGTCCCGCTGCCCGATCCGCGGCTGAAGGTGCTCGCGGGCATCTTCGGGTCGCAGGCGATCCTGCCCGCAACCGTGTCGTTCGTCGACATCGCCGGCATCGTCAAGGGCGCCTCGGAAGGTGAGGGCTTGGGCAACAAGTTCCTCGCCAACATCCGCGAGGCCGACGCGATCTGCCAGGTGGTGCGCGCGTTCGTCGACGACGACGTGCACCACGTCGACGGCAAGGTGTCGCCGGCGTCCGACCTGGAGACCATCAACACCGAGTTGGTGCTGGCCGACCTGCAGACCCTGGAGAAGGCGGTGCCCCGCCTCGACAAGGAGGTCAAGGGCAAGAAGACCGACAAGTCGGTGCTCGACGCCGCCGTCGCTGCCCAGAAGATCCTCGAGTCGGGCGACCCGATCTCCAAGCACCCGGGCGAGGTCGACCTCGACGCCGTCCGCGAACTCGGCCTGCTCACCACCAAGCCGTTCATCTACGTGTTCAACGTCGACGAGAGCCAGCTCACCGACGAGGCCTTCCAGGCCGAGATGTCCGCGCTCGTCGCGCCGGCCGACGCGATCTTCCTCAACGCCCAGCTCGAGTCGGAGGTGGCCGAGCTCGACGAGGAGGAGGCCCGCGAGCTGCTGGAGTCGGTCGGCATCACCGAGCCCGGCCTCGACCAGCTCGCGCACAAGGGCTTCAACACGCTCGGCCTGCAGACCTACCTGACCGCCGGCCCCAAGGAGACCCGCGCCTGGACCATCCGCAAGGGCTGGACCGCCCCGCAGGCCGCCGGTGTCATCCACACCGACTTCCAGAAGGGCTTCATCAAGGCCGAGGTCATCAGCTTCGACGATCTCGTCGAGGCCGGGTCGGTGGCCGAGGCGCGTGCCAAGGGCAAGGCCCGGATGGAGGGCAAGGACTACGTCATGCAGGACGGCGATGTGGTGGAGTTCCGGTTTAACGTCTAG
- the ppk2 gene encoding polyphosphate kinase 2, with protein MRLREYIDKLKLEGYTVRDASGEDPVLIRPDGEAVETWRQDYPYDSLMEREEYEETKYQLQVELLKFQYWTQDVGAKHVIVFEGRDAAGKGGTIKRFSEHLNPRAARVVALTKPSSTEQGQWYFQRYINHLPTSGEIVMFDRSWYNRANVERVMGFCTDDEYEVFMKQAPRFEQMLVDSGTTVTKLWFSVTQDEQRTRFALRQIDPVRQWKLSPMDLESLDRWDDYTAAKEATFNLTDKKYAPWIVVKSNDKKRGRINAMRAFLNQFEYEGKDTSIVFAPDPKIVTRAKHTVGD; from the coding sequence ATGCGTCTTCGTGAGTACATCGACAAGCTCAAGCTCGAGGGTTACACCGTCCGCGACGCCAGCGGCGAGGATCCGGTGCTCATCCGTCCGGACGGTGAGGCGGTCGAGACCTGGCGGCAGGACTACCCCTACGACTCCTTGATGGAACGCGAGGAGTACGAGGAGACGAAGTACCAGTTGCAGGTCGAGCTGCTGAAGTTCCAGTACTGGACGCAGGACGTCGGCGCCAAGCACGTCATCGTGTTCGAGGGTCGCGACGCGGCCGGCAAGGGCGGCACGATCAAGCGTTTCTCCGAACACCTCAACCCGCGTGCCGCGCGCGTCGTCGCCCTCACCAAGCCGTCGTCGACCGAGCAGGGTCAGTGGTACTTCCAGCGCTACATCAACCACCTGCCGACGTCCGGCGAGATCGTGATGTTCGACCGCAGCTGGTACAACCGGGCCAACGTCGAGCGGGTGATGGGCTTCTGCACCGACGACGAATACGAGGTGTTCATGAAGCAGGCGCCGCGCTTCGAGCAGATGCTCGTCGACAGCGGCACCACGGTCACCAAGCTGTGGTTCTCGGTCACCCAGGACGAACAGCGCACCCGCTTCGCGCTGCGCCAGATCGACCCGGTGCGGCAGTGGAAGCTGTCGCCGATGGACCTCGAGAGCCTCGACCGCTGGGACGACTACACCGCGGCGAAGGAGGCCACCTTCAACCTCACCGACAAGAAGTATGCCCCGTGGATCGTGGTCAAGAGCAACGACAAGAAGCGCGGCCGGATCAACGCGATGCGGGCCTTCCTGAACCAGTTCGAGTACGAGGGTAAGGACACCTCGATCGTCTTCGCGCCCGACCCGAAGATCGTCACCCGCGCGAAGCACACGGTCGGTGACTGA
- a CDS encoding carboxymuconolactone decarboxylase family protein codes for MVFLRRPDEPIDGFAQYLDEEQATWGFVPNYAYCFADRPDVAVAWKALNRTIVAGMDRRTYELASIAVARARRSTYCTTAHSKFLRDICDDPDALAAIETDPDGGALPARDQAVYRFARAVATDASAVTQAQIDGLRAQGFSDGDIAGIAYAAAARMFFTAVLDGLGAQLDLQTAQQFDPDLLRGMVVGRPPSDTPSGNR; via the coding sequence ATGGTCTTCTTGAGACGTCCGGACGAACCGATCGACGGTTTCGCGCAGTACCTCGACGAGGAACAGGCGACGTGGGGTTTCGTCCCCAACTACGCCTACTGCTTCGCCGACCGGCCCGACGTAGCGGTCGCGTGGAAGGCGCTCAACCGCACGATCGTCGCCGGGATGGACCGTCGCACCTACGAGTTGGCCTCGATCGCGGTCGCTCGCGCCCGCCGGTCGACCTACTGCACGACCGCGCACTCGAAGTTCCTGCGTGACATCTGCGACGACCCCGACGCGCTCGCCGCGATCGAGACCGATCCGGACGGCGGCGCGCTGCCGGCTCGCGACCAGGCGGTCTACCGGTTCGCGCGAGCGGTGGCCACCGACGCGTCCGCCGTCACCCAGGCGCAGATCGACGGGCTGCGCGCGCAGGGGTTCAGCGACGGCGACATCGCGGGTATCGCGTACGCGGCCGCGGCGCGGATGTTCTTCACCGCGGTGCTCGACGGGTTGGGTGCGCAACTCGACCTGCAGACGGCGCAGCAGTTCGACCCCGATCTGCTGCGCGGCATGGTCGTAGGCCGCCCGCCGTCCGACACCCCGTCCGGTAACCGGTAG
- a CDS encoding DUF389 domain-containing protein, whose protein sequence is MLVHLRLTVPRELVDPVLGLLTENPVVTNLVRFPNASVAPSGDLIEADVAREAASSLLDDLSATGLDDAGGIVLMPLSAAPFKRAYEVEEAAAGDPDDAVVWDVIKAQAAASVRPTITFHLFLLVATLIAGIAVLTDSSILVVGAMVVGPEFSTVAAICTGIVLGKPRLVAGGLKLLVFGFAAVITVTALIATGGALLDWFDAADLTRARPQTGFIYRPDRWSLMVAFLAGIAGVLALSSDKANALVGVFISVTTVPAAANLALGLALWATDEIKGSLAQLGVNIVGMIVAGTLTLLVQRFAWVHVDRASQRLFRTSRSSTSPQ, encoded by the coding sequence ATGCTCGTCCACCTGCGGCTCACCGTGCCCCGCGAACTGGTCGATCCGGTGCTGGGTCTGCTGACCGAAAACCCGGTCGTCACCAACCTCGTACGGTTCCCGAACGCGTCCGTCGCACCGTCCGGAGACCTCATCGAGGCCGACGTCGCCCGCGAGGCGGCGAGTTCGCTGCTGGACGACCTGTCAGCCACCGGACTCGACGACGCCGGCGGGATCGTGCTGATGCCGCTCAGCGCCGCCCCGTTCAAACGGGCCTACGAGGTGGAGGAGGCTGCCGCGGGCGACCCCGACGACGCCGTCGTGTGGGACGTCATCAAGGCGCAGGCGGCGGCCTCGGTGCGTCCGACGATCACCTTCCACCTGTTCCTGTTGGTCGCGACGCTGATCGCCGGCATCGCCGTGCTGACCGACTCCTCGATCCTCGTCGTCGGCGCGATGGTGGTCGGCCCGGAGTTCTCGACGGTCGCCGCGATCTGCACCGGCATCGTGCTCGGCAAGCCGCGGCTGGTCGCCGGCGGGCTCAAGTTGCTCGTGTTCGGGTTCGCGGCGGTGATCACGGTGACCGCCCTGATCGCCACGGGTGGCGCGCTGCTGGATTGGTTCGACGCCGCCGACCTCACCCGGGCCCGTCCGCAGACCGGTTTCATCTACCGTCCGGACCGCTGGTCGCTGATGGTCGCGTTCCTTGCCGGCATCGCGGGAGTGCTCGCGCTGTCGTCGGACAAGGCGAATGCCCTTGTGGGAGTGTTCATCTCGGTGACGACGGTGCCCGCAGCGGCCAACCTCGCGCTCGGCCTGGCGTTGTGGGCCACCGACGAGATCAAGGGCTCGCTGGCTCAGCTCGGTGTCAACATCGTCGGCATGATCGTGGCCGGCACCCTCACCCTGTTGGTGCAGCGTTTCGCATGGGTGCACGTCGATCGTGCGTCGCAGCGATTGTTCCGGACGTCACGGTCGTCGACGTCGCCGCAGTAG
- a CDS encoding acyl-CoA dehydrogenase family protein, with the protein MDFTYDDEQRALRSAVREMATRLAPETTGDVPVGPQTVDPKAWQTLAEMGLLGLPIAEDAGGMGASAVEVAIAASELGSARSTLPYADALTANVILAGAGHELLEGAVDGSALVLTAFGEPGAAWDPDNPQATGRKDGDGYVLSGHKLGATDLTGVAAVVTTAHCPDEGCTCVFLVENPTVEGTSLRLDGPATRLGDLDLLHRGLNIGLVTLGAEALGAMESALSMTVDYLKTRKQFGVPLATFQTLTQRAADMYTSVELARSTVLFAAMEIAHDPTDRATTSRLKAFVGRTGRHVGQEAIQLHGGIGMTAEYAVGHYTSRLTTIEHTFGDTRYHLARLAAALGDHEMVDVVS; encoded by the coding sequence ATGGACTTCACCTACGACGACGAACAGCGCGCCCTGCGGTCCGCAGTGCGCGAAATGGCCACCCGCCTGGCTCCCGAGACCACCGGCGACGTGCCGGTCGGCCCGCAGACCGTCGACCCGAAGGCCTGGCAGACGCTGGCCGAGATGGGTCTGCTCGGCCTGCCGATCGCCGAGGACGCCGGTGGCATGGGTGCCAGCGCGGTCGAGGTCGCGATCGCCGCGTCCGAACTCGGCTCCGCCCGCTCGACCCTGCCCTACGCCGACGCGCTCACCGCGAACGTCATCCTCGCCGGCGCCGGGCACGAGTTGCTCGAGGGCGCGGTCGACGGGTCGGCGCTCGTGCTGACCGCCTTCGGTGAGCCGGGTGCCGCCTGGGACCCCGACAACCCGCAGGCGACCGGCCGGAAGGACGGCGACGGGTACGTGCTGTCGGGCCACAAGCTCGGCGCCACCGACCTCACCGGCGTCGCGGCCGTGGTCACCACCGCCCACTGCCCCGACGAAGGCTGCACCTGCGTGTTCCTCGTCGAGAACCCGACGGTCGAGGGCACGAGCCTGCGGCTCGACGGCCCGGCCACCCGGCTCGGCGACCTCGACCTGCTGCACCGCGGCCTCAACATCGGCCTGGTCACGCTCGGCGCCGAGGCGCTCGGTGCGATGGAGTCGGCGCTGTCGATGACGGTCGACTACCTCAAGACCCGCAAGCAGTTCGGGGTGCCGCTGGCGACCTTCCAGACGCTCACCCAGCGCGCCGCCGACATGTACACCAGTGTCGAACTCGCGCGCAGCACAGTGCTTTTCGCTGCGATGGAGATCGCTCACGACCCAACCGACCGGGCGACGACGTCGCGCCTCAAGGCCTTCGTCGGACGCACCGGGCGGCACGTCGGCCAGGAGGCGATCCAGTTGCACGGCGGCATCGGCATGACCGCCGAGTACGCGGTCGGGCACTACACCTCGCGGCTCACGACGATCGAGCACACCTTCGGTGACACGCGCTACCACCTCGCCCGTCTCGCGGCCGCCCTCGGCGACCACGAAATGGTCGATGTGGTGAGCTGA
- a CDS encoding HigA family addiction module antitoxin, with the protein MSGTLYPPIHPGEVLMEDFIKGFGITQNKLAVGIGVPPRRINEIVHGKRAITADIALRLGRYFGVDPQFWLNLQTRYDLEVAEERVADQVAAIAPLQSA; encoded by the coding sequence ATGTCCGGCACGCTCTACCCGCCGATCCACCCGGGTGAGGTCCTCATGGAGGACTTCATCAAGGGCTTCGGGATCACGCAGAACAAGCTGGCGGTGGGGATCGGCGTGCCACCCCGGCGCATCAACGAGATCGTGCACGGCAAGCGCGCCATCACGGCGGACATTGCGCTGCGCCTCGGGCGCTACTTCGGGGTGGACCCGCAGTTCTGGCTCAATCTGCAGACCAGGTATGACTTGGAGGTTGCGGAGGAGCGAGTCGCCGATCAGGTCGCGGCGATCGCACCGCTGCAGTCGGCGTGA
- a CDS encoding MaoC/PaaZ C-terminal domain-containing protein, translated as MTNVSGSPADWYFEDFAEGQAFRTLSRTITEADIVTFAGWSWDTNPVHTDAVDAAGGRFAAPIAHGMLGLSVAMGLASRLGIFERCSIALLGVDDWRFEQPVHIGDTVTCTVTILSVRATNDGRAGILDREFVLTNQHGAVVQRGRIGLMVSRRPA; from the coding sequence ATGACGAACGTGAGCGGATCCCCTGCCGACTGGTACTTCGAGGACTTCGCCGAAGGTCAGGCCTTCCGCACCCTCAGCCGCACGATCACCGAGGCCGACATCGTCACCTTCGCCGGTTGGAGCTGGGACACCAACCCGGTGCACACCGACGCCGTCGACGCCGCCGGCGGACGGTTCGCAGCCCCCATCGCGCACGGCATGCTCGGCCTGTCGGTGGCGATGGGACTCGCCTCCCGCCTGGGCATCTTCGAGCGCTGTTCGATCGCGTTGCTCGGGGTCGACGACTGGCGGTTCGAGCAGCCCGTCCACATCGGCGACACCGTCACCTGCACCGTCACGATCCTGTCGGTGCGCGCCACCAACGACGGCCGCGCCGGCATCCTCGACCGGGAGTTCGTGCTCACCAACCAGCACGGCGCCGTCGTGCAGCGCGGACGGATCGGGCTGATGGTGTCGCGCCGTCCGGCCTGA
- a CDS encoding AAA family ATPase, with amino-acid sequence MTPRLIAISGLPGVGKSSIAAAVASRDGAVHLSIDPVEESILACGLPSGWQVGVAAYEAVGAMAEQNLRLGRDVVVDAVNDSEEARQTWRGRRRAPTRASSSCTSRSPMLSSMSSGSAAGIVVSPTSANRPGRTCNTDAPAMPSGRMRLRSSIRRGGLRTRSQMLSRHTSARRSSDSCRPGSLG; translated from the coding sequence GTGACGCCCCGGCTCATTGCGATCTCGGGCTTGCCCGGCGTCGGTAAGTCCAGCATCGCGGCGGCTGTGGCCAGCCGTGACGGGGCGGTGCATCTGTCCATCGATCCGGTGGAGGAGTCGATCCTCGCCTGTGGCCTGCCTTCGGGCTGGCAGGTGGGCGTTGCCGCCTACGAGGCGGTCGGCGCGATGGCGGAGCAGAACCTGCGGCTCGGCCGCGACGTCGTGGTCGATGCGGTCAACGACAGCGAAGAAGCGCGTCAGACCTGGCGGGGGCGGCGTCGCGCGCCAACGCGCGCCTCGAGTTCGTGCACCTCACGATCTCCGATGCTCTCGAGCATGAGCAGCGGCTCAGCGGCAGGGATCGTGGTCTCGCCCACGTCGGCGAACCGACCTGGCCGGACGTGCAACACCGACGCGCCGGCTATGCCGAGTGGTCGGATGAGGTTGCGGAGTTCGATACGACGGGGCGGACTGCGGACGAGATCGCAGATGCTCTCGCGGCACACCTCGGCACGACGTTCGAGTGATAGTTGCCGCCCCGGGTCCCTCGGCTGA
- a CDS encoding DsbA family oxidoreductase — protein sequence MNVDIWSDLACPWCFIGTERFHKALAEFEGKDDVKVIWHSFQLDPELPDHYDGTEVDYLAASKGMPRDQVEAMTDQVAGVAAGDGLNFDFAGLKVANSRLAHHLVHLAQLRGVAAPVSRGLFSAHFENAEDIGDRAVLTRIGVENGLEESDIAEALGSPAYDTAMRSDAAQAQGIGINGVPFFVVDGRFGVSGAQPVETFGKALAMAFEDAPEGGGGCCGGSCCS from the coding sequence ATGAACGTCGACATCTGGTCCGATCTCGCCTGCCCCTGGTGCTTCATCGGCACCGAACGCTTCCACAAGGCACTCGCCGAGTTCGAGGGCAAGGACGACGTCAAGGTCATCTGGCACAGCTTCCAGCTCGATCCCGAGCTGCCCGACCACTACGACGGCACCGAGGTCGACTACCTCGCCGCGAGCAAGGGCATGCCGCGCGACCAGGTCGAGGCCATGACCGACCAGGTCGCAGGAGTCGCCGCCGGTGACGGGCTGAACTTCGACTTCGCCGGGCTCAAGGTCGCCAACAGCCGACTGGCGCACCACCTCGTGCACCTCGCCCAGCTGCGCGGCGTGGCCGCCCCGGTGAGCCGCGGACTGTTCAGCGCTCACTTCGAGAACGCCGAGGACATCGGCGACCGCGCCGTGCTCACCCGGATCGGCGTCGAGAACGGTCTCGAGGAGTCGGACATCGCCGAGGCGCTCGGCTCCCCTGCCTATGACACCGCGATGCGGTCCGACGCCGCACAGGCGCAGGGCATCGGCATCAACGGCGTGCCGTTCTTCGTGGTCGACGGACGCTTCGGTGTCAGCGGCGCACAGCCGGTCGAGACCTTCGGCAAGGCCCTCGCGATGGCCTTCGAGGACGCCCCCGAGGGCGGCGGCGGGTGCTGCGGCGGTAGCTGCTGCAGCTGA
- a CDS encoding FitA-like ribbon-helix-helix domain-containing protein: MSSIIVRGLDEAVKQQLAAQAKEHGRSMEAEVRDILTRAARRPHIGMALLAAALEAGGVEELPVPARDDVARSVDFG; encoded by the coding sequence ATGTCATCCATCATTGTTCGCGGTCTCGACGAGGCAGTGAAGCAGCAACTCGCCGCGCAGGCGAAGGAGCACGGACGGTCCATGGAGGCCGAGGTGCGCGACATCCTCACGCGCGCGGCTCGACGACCGCACATCGGGATGGCGTTGCTGGCTGCCGCTCTTGAGGCCGGCGGTGTCGAAGAACTGCCCGTCCCAGCGCGTGACGATGTCGCACGGTCGGTGGACTTCGGGTGA
- a CDS encoding type II toxin-antitoxin system VapC family toxin, producing MIVLDTNVISELFRPSPEAPVVGWLASLAGDVAITSVTLAELLAGVRRLPHGRRRTALASQLESALEPYRGSRAVLPFDDVAADRYADVLVARESAGAPISTAAAQIAAICLAHGATCATRNVKDFAHTGVEVVDPWQVDS from the coding sequence GTGATCGTCCTCGACACGAACGTCATTTCGGAGCTGTTTCGGCCCTCGCCGGAAGCGCCCGTCGTGGGCTGGCTCGCGTCGCTGGCAGGGGATGTTGCGATCACGTCCGTGACGCTCGCTGAATTGCTCGCCGGCGTGCGGAGGTTGCCCCATGGTCGTCGCAGGACAGCGCTGGCGAGTCAACTCGAATCAGCGCTCGAGCCGTACCGGGGGAGTCGTGCGGTGCTGCCGTTCGACGACGTGGCGGCCGACCGCTACGCCGATGTGCTCGTGGCTCGGGAGAGCGCGGGAGCGCCCATCAGTACCGCCGCCGCGCAGATCGCTGCGATCTGTCTGGCGCACGGAGCAACCTGCGCTACGCGCAACGTGAAGGACTTCGCGCACACCGGCGTCGAAGTGGTCGATCCGTGGCAGGTCGACTCGTAG
- a CDS encoding M15 family metallopeptidase, whose translation MTEFVRLQSTGARAIGHPNGCVREPGVRRRNVLGLLAVGAATFVRPPGPRPGGRVVVGHTQLPSPNTTWQAFAVTPTRAVVLMQNLPRTGLAARDGAVQLASTTVRTGTARLTVPMASGSTRAVRVEDLGFSLPVTLSTTSAALAGSPWILVNKRNPLSSGFVPTGLVTVEGVQLRSTVAQSYSQFKAAASASGHSLRLNSGYRSYAGQAALYNQDVARYGRAGADQRTARAGYSEHQTGLALDLAISAGTSVAAWVAANAHRFGFVVRYEAGQQSVTGYQYEPWHLRHVGTTLAGQYRAWGMRSLEAMLGLSGAPTY comes from the coding sequence GTGACTGAGTTCGTCCGCCTGCAGTCGACCGGCGCGCGAGCGATCGGGCACCCGAACGGGTGTGTGCGCGAGCCCGGCGTGCGGCGCCGCAACGTGCTCGGCCTGCTGGCGGTGGGCGCCGCGACCTTCGTGCGTCCGCCCGGCCCACGGCCGGGTGGCCGGGTCGTCGTCGGCCACACCCAACTGCCGTCGCCGAACACCACGTGGCAGGCCTTCGCGGTGACGCCGACGCGGGCCGTGGTGCTGATGCAGAACCTCCCGCGCACCGGCCTCGCCGCGCGCGACGGGGCGGTGCAACTTGCCAGCACGACGGTGCGCACCGGCACGGCCCGGTTGACCGTGCCGATGGCGTCGGGGAGCACCCGTGCGGTGCGGGTCGAAGACCTCGGGTTCAGCCTGCCGGTCACCCTCTCCACGACGTCCGCCGCGCTGGCCGGATCGCCGTGGATCCTGGTGAACAAACGCAACCCGCTGTCGTCCGGCTTCGTGCCGACCGGACTCGTCACCGTCGAGGGTGTTCAGCTGAGATCGACTGTGGCGCAGTCCTATTCACAGTTCAAGGCGGCCGCCTCGGCGTCCGGGCACAGCCTGCGGTTGAACAGCGGTTACCGGTCGTACGCGGGCCAGGCGGCCCTCTACAACCAGGACGTCGCCCGCTACGGGCGCGCGGGCGCCGACCAGCGGACGGCGCGTGCCGGCTACTCCGAACACCAGACCGGTCTGGCGCTCGACCTCGCGATCTCGGCGGGCACCTCGGTCGCCGCGTGGGTGGCGGCGAACGCGCACCGGTTCGGGTTCGTCGTGCGCTACGAAGCCGGGCAACAATCGGTCACCGGCTACCAGTACGAGCCGTGGCATCTGCGGCACGTCGGCACCACCCTCGCCGGCCAGTACCGCGCTTGGGGGATGCGCAGTCTCGAGGCGATGCTCGGGTTGTCTGGCGCGCCCACTTACTGA
- a CDS encoding universal stress protein codes for MIVVGYNDTPDCERALEWAASESRRSQEALRVVSATGMPTFADAGAGVMIDRSVIEEGAREMAANGVKRATELGAVEVEAVSALGNPAEMLVEAAEGARAIVLGSRGRGPVLSALLGSVSYAVAAHAPCPVVVVRADAPSVGTEHPIMVGVDESAPSQRALALAAEVADERGATVHLASVWSHPAATIAAASYLDGAVLMSAGEGIEEAVTAELRQTADRLRAEHPDLKITTAVLEGDPASALAAEAERVGAALLAIGTRGRGGFRGMMLGSVSHGVLHAAKCPVAIVR; via the coding sequence ATGATCGTCGTCGGTTACAACGACACCCCGGACTGCGAGCGCGCCCTGGAGTGGGCCGCGAGCGAGTCGCGGCGCAGCCAGGAGGCGTTGCGGGTGGTCTCGGCCACCGGCATGCCCACCTTCGCCGATGCGGGCGCCGGGGTGATGATCGACCGGTCGGTGATCGAGGAGGGTGCCCGCGAGATGGCCGCCAACGGCGTCAAGCGCGCCACCGAACTCGGCGCTGTCGAGGTCGAGGCGGTCTCCGCGCTGGGCAACCCGGCGGAGATGCTCGTCGAGGCCGCCGAGGGCGCCCGGGCGATCGTGCTCGGCAGCCGGGGCCGTGGCCCCGTGCTGTCTGCGCTGCTCGGCTCGGTCTCGTACGCGGTCGCCGCGCACGCACCGTGCCCGGTGGTCGTGGTGCGGGCCGATGCGCCGTCCGTCGGCACCGAGCACCCGATCATGGTCGGCGTCGACGAGTCGGCCCCGTCGCAGCGGGCGCTCGCGCTCGCCGCCGAGGTCGCCGACGAGCGTGGCGCCACCGTGCACCTCGCGTCGGTGTGGAGCCACCCGGCCGCCACCATCGCGGCCGCCTCCTACCTCGACGGCGCGGTGCTGATGAGCGCCGGCGAAGGCATCGAGGAAGCGGTCACGGCCGAACTGCGCCAGACCGCAGACCGGTTGCGGGCCGAACACCCCGACCTGAAGATCACCACCGCCGTGCTCGAGGGCGACCCGGCGTCGGCGCTGGCCGCCGAGGCCGAACGCGTCGGTGCGGCTCTGCTCGCGATCGGCACGCGCGGTCGCGGCGGCTTCCGCGGCATGATGCTCGGCTCGGTGAGCCACGGCGTGCTGCACGCGGCGAAGTGCCCGGTGGCGATCGTCCGATAG